Sequence from the Flavobacterium sp. J372 genome:
ATTGAGGTGTTAGGTTTTAGGTGTTGGGTCTTGAGTTACGAGTGACTGAAAACTGTGACTGCGACTGAACACCCACTCTTTTAACCCAGCCATTCGCGAAAATCGTTCACCCGCTCGCGGCTTACAATGACCTCATCATCTTTATAAGTAGGCAAAATTACTTTAAGCCGCGAATTGGTATATACCACAATATCTTTTATCGCTTTCATAGGGATGATGAATTTGCGGCTTACACGGTAAAATTCTGACGGGTCGAGCTCGTTTTCCAATTGTTCCAGCGTACAATCAAGCAGGTAATCGCGATTATCATAAGTATGCAGGTAGGTACCTTTATTCTCGCTGAAGAAGCACTCCACATCTTCAATATTTATCATTTTGAGGTGCTGCCCCATCTTAATCGTGAAGCGCTTTTTGTATGCCTTTTCTGCCGGGTTAACCAGCATACGCTTTATCTGTTCAAAATCAAGTGAAAGGTTTTGCGGTTGGGGCGCACGTTCCCGATATTTCCTGACAGCTGCCTCAAGCTCGTCTTCATCTATGGGCTTAAGCAAATAGTCAATACTATTGAGCTTAAAAGCGCGAAGGGCATACTCGTCATACGCTGTAGTAAAAATTACCGCACTGTTTATAGGCACAGCATCAAATATTTCAAATGAAAGCCCGTCGCTTAGCTGTATGTCGAGGAATATCAGGTCAGGATGTGCATTGCTGCTAAACCACTGTATTGCCTCTTCAACCGAGTGGAGCATAGTAGCGGTTGCTATCCCCAGCTTATCAAGCTTACGCTGAAGCAGCCTTGCGGCCGGTTTTTCGTCTTCTACGATAATTACGTTCACGGAAAACAGTTTAATGTTTAAAGTTTAATGTTGCGGGTTATGGGTGTGTGAGTTTAAGTGTCAATAACTTGTGGCTTGTGGCTTTTGCCTTGTGGGTTAATCTACTCCCACTTACTCTTACGCTCCTCTTGTTCCATGTACTGCTGTATCTTGCGCTCTTCCCAGTTTCTGCCAAGAAAAATATTGGTGCCGAACACACCCACGCCATGAAACACCAGGCCAATTCCCCAGAAAAATGCAGTGCTAAAGGTGCCAAATGTAAAGAATTCCTCTCCCGGGTCAAGGTTAAACCATTTCATTGCTATTAAAAAGAGGTTAACTATAACATAT
This genomic interval carries:
- a CDS encoding LytTR family DNA-binding domain-containing protein, producing the protein MNVIIVEDEKPAARLLQRKLDKLGIATATMLHSVEEAIQWFSSNAHPDLIFLDIQLSDGLSFEIFDAVPINSAVIFTTAYDEYALRAFKLNSIDYLLKPIDEDELEAAVRKYRERAPQPQNLSLDFEQIKRMLVNPAEKAYKKRFTIKMGQHLKMINIEDVECFFSENKGTYLHTYDNRDYLLDCTLEQLENELDPSEFYRVSRKFIIPMKAIKDIVVYTNSRLKVILPTYKDDEVIVSRERVNDFREWLG
- a CDS encoding 2TM domain-containing protein: MERSFEEAQRLERARKKVQAIMGFYKHLAAYVIVNLFLIAMKWFNLDPGEEFFTFGTFSTAFFWGIGLVFHGVGVFGTNIFLGRNWEERKIQQYMEQEERKSKWE